In the Chloroflexota bacterium genome, one interval contains:
- a CDS encoding ABC transporter substrate-binding protein — protein MLKLRKLPLRKLPWTAFVLAMVVSMVLVACGGDDDEDPTATTAPPTAAPTAAPPTVTSAPPTAAPTRAPTATAAPVPGVFNVNPNTLKVIKYRYNAPNFSLTPKPGGTLKISSSVSWPNLDPIKSVGSGTNGPLSVAHNRLVRCAAGLEMKVFDPYTCEIVPDLASSWSASADGKTWTFKLRPDAKFQNIAPVNGRAVTSADILFSYDYAWKTQGSALASNFANVDSVTAPDAQTVVIAQKSVSADFLAVVPAGIQHYILAKEIKDASGSFENQMIGTGPYQVKEVKGKEQIIYVKNPTFFKPGQPYMDAFEYGVITDGEAAKAAFRAGQQHWTNLPGANYTVRGSEEIRRTVPNAVYFETIWPHALYSIVVNLESGPTANVKVRQAMSLAYDRPGVVKDIYQDAGTIMSPVPWPWIFDQRPKLDEMPNYQYNPTKAKQLLTEAGFPNGFEIQMDYSRGALADHDLSSPIFVDNLKAIGITVKLNPVDFTTLRGNAVGYKFGGGTFYFVGTQSTIDSYVYNHMHSASSGNVARIKDQNLDKLLDNQRVEMDPAKRKDILKQIWQAEHDNVWRIPAPTLAAIYFHSEKLHNALFSYQYLMPNIFGPNLEYMWLD, from the coding sequence ATGCTGAAACTGAGAAAACTTCCACTGAGAAAACTTCCATGGACCGCCTTTGTCTTGGCCATGGTGGTGAGCATGGTGCTGGTGGCCTGCGGCGGGGACGACGATGAAGATCCCACCGCGACGACTGCTCCCCCAACAGCGGCCCCGACAGCGGCCCCACCAACGGTGACCTCTGCTCCCCCGACAGCTGCACCAACCCGCGCACCAACGGCAACGGCTGCGCCGGTGCCAGGCGTCTTTAACGTCAACCCCAACACGCTGAAGGTCATCAAGTATCGCTATAACGCCCCGAACTTCTCCCTCACGCCTAAGCCGGGCGGCACCCTCAAGATTTCCTCCAGCGTCAGCTGGCCGAATCTTGATCCCATCAAGTCCGTCGGCTCCGGCACCAACGGCCCGCTAAGCGTGGCCCACAACCGCTTGGTCCGCTGCGCCGCAGGCTTGGAAATGAAGGTCTTTGACCCGTACACCTGCGAGATCGTGCCCGACCTTGCCAGCTCTTGGAGCGCTTCCGCCGACGGCAAGACATGGACGTTCAAGCTGCGCCCGGATGCGAAGTTCCAGAACATCGCGCCTGTGAACGGCAGGGCCGTCACCTCGGCCGATATCCTCTTCTCCTACGATTACGCCTGGAAGACCCAGGGCAGCGCCTTGGCGAGCAACTTCGCGAACGTTGATTCCGTCACGGCGCCGGACGCGCAGACCGTAGTCATCGCACAGAAGAGCGTCTCCGCCGACTTCCTTGCCGTGGTTCCCGCAGGCATCCAGCACTACATCCTGGCCAAGGAAATCAAGGATGCCAGCGGCAGCTTTGAGAACCAGATGATCGGCACCGGCCCCTACCAGGTAAAGGAAGTCAAGGGGAAAGAGCAGATCATCTACGTCAAGAACCCCACCTTCTTCAAGCCCGGTCAGCCGTACATGGACGCCTTTGAATACGGCGTCATCACGGACGGCGAGGCCGCCAAGGCGGCCTTCCGCGCCGGCCAACAGCACTGGACAAACCTGCCGGGCGCGAACTACACCGTTCGCGGCTCTGAAGAGATCCGCCGCACGGTGCCCAACGCCGTCTACTTTGAGACAATTTGGCCCCACGCCCTCTACTCGATCGTCGTGAACCTGGAGAGCGGCCCCACGGCGAACGTGAAGGTACGCCAGGCGATGTCCCTTGCCTATGACCGCCCTGGCGTGGTGAAGGACATCTACCAGGACGCCGGCACCATCATGTCGCCCGTGCCCTGGCCCTGGATTTTCGATCAGCGCCCGAAGCTGGACGAGATGCCGAACTACCAGTACAACCCGACGAAGGCAAAGCAACTTTTGACCGAGGCGGGGTTCCCGAACGGCTTCGAAATCCAGATGGACTACTCGAGAGGCGCCCTGGCCGACCATGACCTGAGCAGCCCGATCTTTGTGGACAACCTCAAGGCGATCGGCATCACGGTCAAGCTGAATCCCGTTGACTTCACCACACTCCGCGGCAACGCGGTGGGGTACAAGTTCGGCGGCGGCACCTTCTACTTCGTCGGAACGCAGTCCACGATTGATTCGTACGTCTACAATCACATGCATTCAGCTTCCTCGGGGAACGTGGCGCGCATCAAGGACCAAAACCTGGATAAACTCCTTGATAATCAGCGCGTCGAGATGGATCCGGCCAAGCGCAAGGACATCCTGAAGCAGATCTGGCAGGCGGAGCATGACAACGTCTGGAGAATCCCGGCTCCCACCCTCGCCGCGATCTACTTCCATAGCGAGAAGCTCCACAATGCCCTCTTCTCCTACCAGTACCTGATGCCGAACATCTTTGGCCCCAACCTCGAGTACATGTGGTTGGACTAG